Part of the bacterium genome is shown below.
CCGGTTCGGTGCGGCTGGTCTGGTCGCCGAATACTGAGAGCGACCTCGATCATTACACCGCCTATTGGTACCGCGCCGATTCTGCCGGCGTTCTCGGCACTATCGCCGCACCAGATACCACCGCGTCGTTCCCGCTGCCCATGCGCCGTTTTTACGAACGCTATTCATTCACCCTGACCGCCACCGACCGCGCGGGCAACGAGAGCGAGCCGTCGGCATCGATCGAGGCCATCTTTTCGCGCGCGCCCGTGTTGTACGGCGACGTCAACGGTGACGGGATGGTTGACATTGAGGACGGCGAGCTGGTGCGGGCCAGCTATGGCGCGCTGCCGTGGTATGCCAATTGGCGCGAGCGGGCCGATCTGGATGGGAGCGGGCGAATCGACATTGAGGACGGGGAAATCTGCAGACAAAACTACGGGAGACGGTAAAATGGCAAAGAACATCCTGCAAAAAATCGGCATGCTGTCGGCCGATGCCCCGGTCATCCGCCGGAAAGTTGGCGAGACGCTGACCGCCGCGCTGCGCATTGACACCGGCGGGCTATCAGTGCACTCGGCCGGGTGCGATGTGGTATACCCGGCGGTGCTGAAGTACCGGTCAAGCGTGGCCGGCGAAGTGTGGACGCGGGTGGGCGTCAATAATTACCCGGCGAGCAATCTCGCCTACGTCGCCGCCGAACAGGACGGTAATGCGCTGACCGGTGACCTGCCGCTGGCGAGCGTCGTATTTGATTGCATCGCGCCGGGCGAGGGCCTGGTGCTGTCCACCGCCAATCGTAAGGCGATCTTGCGGGGCGACGACAATACCTACAAGCTGCACCCGACCGCTGGAGAGGATGGCGCGTTTGCCGTGGATCCCGCCGAGCCTGATGTGCCGGATGGCGCGGTGGTGATGTTTAAAATTATCGTGACGGAGTTACTATGAAACGCAAACTCCGCAAGGCCGACCGGAAAAAGCTGTCCCACGCGCTCTCCGCCGCGCTGGGCGTGGACGTGGTAGTGGAAAAGGTCATTGTGTGCCCGGAAATGCAGTACACCGGTCAATGGCTGCACTGCACCGGGCGAGAAAAGCTAACGCTGACTGTGAGGGAAAAATGAGCCGCTTACGAGAGCTGTATGACGCCGCGCACCCATACCGCGCGGAAGCGCCGACGCTGACCGAAATCATGGACTGGGCCGCTACCGAGCTGTACCGCGCGCAGGGCTGGCGCAATGATGGCCCACGCTTTACCGAGGAAGGCGCCGAATACGGCGACGCCGGGGACCTGAGCGACGCTGCCGTCGATGGTGAGCGCATCATGGCTGATCTTGTCGCCGAGGACATGCGTTTTGCGCACGCCCAGCCTGGCGCGCTGGATGACTGCGCCGAGGTCGAGGATCGCGCGCCGCGCCAAGAGCGCATCGAGACGCGGCTGAAGCGGGAGGGATGGCGATGAAGCCAATATCGCATGTCGAGTGCTGTGATTGCATGGAATTTATGGCGCGCTACCCGGACAAGCACTTCGAGCTGGCGATTGTTGACCCGCCGTATGGGATAGGTGAGGATGGAAAAAGTAATCACAGCAGAGGCAAATTGGCTATTTCTAAGCAATACACGCCTAAACGATGGGACAGTAAGGCACCAAATGATAAATATTTTGATATGCTTTTCGGTAAATCAAAAAATCAAATTATTTGGGGGGCAAATCATTTTTTAGCGAAAACATCAAGCTGTTGGATTGTCTGGGATAAAGATAACGGTGAAAATGATTTCGCTGATTGTGAACTTGCATGGACGAGCTTTAAAACAGCAACCAGAAAATTCACTTTTCGATGGGCTGGAATGTTACAACAGGACATGAAAAATAAAGAATATCGCATCCACCCAACCCAAAAGCCCGTTGCTCTCTATAAATGGCTGCTGCACAACTACGCAAATCCAGGCGACAAGATTCTGGATACCCACCTCGGCAGCGGCTCGTCCCGTATCGCTGCATGGGATATGGGCTTTGATTTCTACGGGTGCGAGCTTGACCGCGAATACTTTGATGCCAGCGTGGAACGATTCGAGCGGTTCCGGGCGCAGCTTAAATTAGAACTGGATGCCGTATGAAGCCTTATCGCTGCAAGGCGTGCTATGTCGAGCGCGCGACGGTGCTCTGCCGCGAGTGCCGAGCGCCGCTGTGCGATAAGCACAGCTATATCCGCGTGGACGGCAATAACGCCAGCATCACCAAGCATGCGCCGGTGCTCTGCCGCCAGTGCTATCAAGCCCGGCATCCGGAGGAGGTGGTATGACGAGAACCGCTATTGTTGCTGATCTGTTTTGCGGGGCGGGTGGAACCAGCACTGGTTTGATTCGTGCGGCCAGAGAACGGAAAATAACTCTCGACCTTATGGGGAGCAGTGCAAGCGCTGTAAATATCTAATAAAGATTGAATATCACGGCAGGAATTACTATAAGTGCCGCTATCGCAAAATAACAAGTGGAGCGGCAACAGACCATCGAGTCGGATGGCCAGCTTGCGCAAAATTCGAGGAGGATTTTAAAGGTGAAAATTGTCGCTGAAACTTTAACGATCGCGGCCCTGGTTATCTCGCTTGCGCTCGCAGCCTGGAGCAAAGGGAGAGCGGATGCGATCAAGGATTTTCGGACGCACCTCGGAGACAAAG
Proteins encoded:
- a CDS encoding DNA methyltransferase — its product is MKPISHVECCDCMEFMARYPDKHFELAIVDPPYGIGEDGKSNHSRGKLAISKQYTPKRWDSKAPNDKYFDMLFGKSKNQIIWGANHFLAKTSSCWIVWDKDNGENDFADCELAWTSFKTATRKFTFRWAGMLQQDMKNKEYRIHPTQKPVALYKWLLHNYANPGDKILDTHLGSGSSRIAAWDMGFDFYGCELDREYFDASVERFERFRAQLKLELDAV